A stretch of DNA from Saccharomycodes ludwigii strain NBRC 1722 chromosome I, whole genome shotgun sequence:
TTAATACAAGTTTTTTCATCTCTATAACCTCGCTTTGTGTTTCATCTTGATCTAAAGCTCCTAGTATTTTGGTCAATTTAGTATATTCTTTCGCTAATGGAAAATATTCTGGAAAGCTCATTTTAAgaaatgattttttctCGTCTTCAGTCATATTCGAAATATTCTTTATACTGGAGGCGGATGCTTGATCTTGCTTATTAGATTGCTGAGATTGTTCTACATCGTAGTTTTTGGCTTCTTTAATCCATTCATCTTCAATTTCATCATCCAAGTAATCTTGCATGTTTAATTCTTCcaagtgttttttttgtaaacgGAGGGCTTCCTTTTCCACTTCTTTAGCATCTTCCGCATCATCTATCTCATCCCCACCATAGTATTCATTTTTGGTTGATCCCcattcttcatcttcattataattttcatGAATATCTTTGTCATTGTCATAATCCTCGTCCAATCTTCTTCCAAAAACCTTTTTATAAACTTCGGCCTTATCAATATTAGAGTTttcatcatcgtcatcttCAGCACTAGTACTTTCTTCATCACTTATTCCCATTACATCTTCCTCATCATCCAACAACATAAGATCCGATTCATCTTCATATTGATTTTTACCTAAtgttgaattttttaataataacttttgTTTCTTAGAAGCAAATTCGTCAACTTCGTTTAAACCATATGGTGTTTCCCCATCTGAAgacattatatatatttagtaTATTTCTTCCAGTGCTTTTATGGTTTTTCGActtttttaacattaaaaaaaagaatacgtttttaaaacattttacgtgaaaaaaaaaaaaaaaaaaaagaacagaATGATAATCTTTTTAAGAGTATAAGAACTTcattatcaaataaaaagaaaatttattttttaagtgtatataatttataaagatgcttttttattattatgtttagcatataaaaaaaaacagtcGTAGAACATAACAccgtttcttttttttttttttcttttttttttttttctttttttttttttcttttttctttttttttcttttttctttttttctttgaataaaatttttgttttgtatgtattattattattattattattattattttttttgttagcttaaaaacattattattagacaGTAGAATTCATCTCTTTTAAAACTTAATATCACTCCGGACAAAAAAGCTGTTAATTGTATTTAATAACAGAACATGTAAATACGCATAAAAATACACTAagattttctttattttattcgtTGAATAATCCAAtatcaattatttttaaagataaatagCAATAGCATTTGAAATATATCtccatttttctttttttctttttttctttttttctttttttctttttttctttttttctttttttctttttttctttttttcttttttaccCATTGAGTTTCACCAGTCCAAGTTACAAGAATAAACAAATCACAAATTGAATCGAATGAGTGGGACGGGTAGATTACCAACTTTGTCTAGCAAGGATAACAGGCcaagtttaaaatttaaaccCAAAGCTATAGCAAGAAAATCAAAGGAAGAAAGAGAGGCAGCTGCTGCGAAAATTAAAACCgaagaaaaagattcatttaataataagaacTATCATGGTgataataagaaaaagtaCTCCAAAAGATTACcaggaataaaaaaacaaccaaGATATTTACAGAATACTCATGTAATTTCTTCAGGTCCACTGGCTGCAGGAAACTTTGTTTCTGGAGGTTCATCGAGAACAACTAGTTTTTTTAGAAAGGGAGACCAAGCATCGGCCGCTGcaactttattaaaaaagggaaTTGCTGGAAAAGATGCCGATGAAGAAAATGACGATGATAATGGTACTGGAATCGCCAAATTAAATATGGGTAGAGAATACAAAACGCTTGACATCTTAAGTtctgatgatgatgatgatgatgatgatggtggCAACGAGGAGgaaaacaataatggtaatgaaaataatgcTTCTGAACCAAGTACAAGTGCTGCAATGAATTCAGAAGATCCGCATCTTATCTCGATGTTCCCGGTCAGACCAATACGTATTAATCatgaagaaataaatacagCTAAAATAGAAGTTCAACAATCCATGAGTACAACGACATCAAAGGAACCAACACCTGGgtttataaaattagaagagatcaataatgaaaataatttgcttgaaaagaaaaaagccgaactaaataaaagattagaAAAGATGAATTTGGGAAATGAATTCAAATCTGTTAATGTCGAAGAAAGTTTGGAAGAAATGAAGTTAATGGTTAAAGATTACATACATATTAATaagaaattagaaaaagttCACAACTCGGATAGACAGTTTTTAGCATTCCAGATTCCTCCTATATTTCCAACTACCACTGTAGTGGAGGATTctactaataaaaatacaacaatTACACCACTTACAGGAAATATTGGTAGATTGAGAATACATAAATCAGGGAAAATTACTATTAAAATAGCTGGTGTAGTTATGGACATTACAAAAGGTAGCGAAACATCATTCATACAAGATGTTGTTGCCTTAGATTCACATGACGAAGAAACTGTCGAACATTTGGGCCAAATAGAAAGTAAGATTATAGCAATTCCCAAAATATGATGTTTCTATTTAATGAATTGACAGGGAAAAAGACATTATAGTTTACAGTTGATGgtatttattatgtatatCGTGGTATTTTAACTCAACtaagatatatatatatatatatatattatctgTACTTAGTTTTGTATAAactatttattatcatctttCTAATTGATTAACCAAATGAATTATTAACAACAGTTTTAAAGTACCAACCGCTTTATTATTCATGATTGaccaataatactaaaatTGGTAggaataaattaaaaaaattaaaaaaaaaaaggtaatcttttattttatttttttttttttttttttgatagcCGCCGCAAAATGCCTTCAGCGCTCCACAATGCATCGCATTATCCAATATATCACTCcttaacttttattttttttttttattttattttattttttttttatttttattttttaaatgttcaTTGTTTCCACCCTTTCTTTCAATAAAATCGATAACTTGCTAAGGTACAAtgaaaactttattttattatattccAACCTAGACTCAAAAGTGCTTTTCATTCGAAATTAAATAAGGGACAGGAATAAAGagatttaataaataaataaataaataaataaatagtaataacaaaatcaGAATTTACTTAAACTTACACGACTCCATCATTACAGGGACACATACATCGTATTATGTCAAATTCAAGTAAACAAAACACTTTTTTATCAAGAGTCTTTGAAATAAATACCGGAAACGTGGAATCTCCTAATACAACCAATATATCTTTAGATTCACATCTCAATGATTCTTCCATGGAAGACAATACTCCAGCTACTACACATAGAATCATCGAATCCGACCAAGAATCGTCCtctgatgaagaagatacATTAGGAGAAAATCAACACTCAACTCAAAATTCCAACAGAAGTGCTGCTAGCATATCCATTGAAGAAATAGGTTtaagtaacaataataaatacagTAATTTTAACGTACCCCCTAAACACATTTCATCACCTTCGGATGGCACCGATATTTTAGCCGAGAATAACAACCCATCTTTAGGTAACACGGACAAAATATTTCAGGAAGAGAGCAACAGAATAGACGATAGTTCTGTTGATGATGCTTTCAATGAAGACAACTCTATGTATCATTTTCGCAAAAATATAGGAAAGTTGGGCCAAATTTCAAGTGATGAAGAGGACCAAAATACTGAAGATGACGACGAAGAGGATGATTATttcacaaataataaaatacaaaccAAACAGGATATTATgaaatcatcatcttctttgGAGGAGAGCCATGATGAAGCTGATGTTCCATTGTTtgagaaaacaaaaagaatacacaaaggaaataaatcatcatcGCGTTATCGTAATCACAATAAAAAACGTTCCTTTGTTCAAAGTGTTTTATATGACAATTCCCTTTTTATAAAACCAAGTACTAAAAATGATACGCAGGatcaaagttttttatttaggAAAAAGTCTACTTGGGAAAATGAACCACCAAAAACTTACAATAATGCCAACTTttctaattcttttttctccgCTGCCCAAAATAACGGTAGCAATAAgactaacaataatgatactaGAGGCACTTTTAGATCCAAAAGAGGAGCCGTTCTAAGCCCAAGGGAAAGGGCACTATGGAAATGGGCTAATGTTGAAAATTTAGATATTTTCCTCCAGAAAGTATATAATTACTATTTAGGGAGTGGGTCATTGTGTATTATTgtagaaaaagttttaaatttattaacattattgTTCGTCGTATTCATTTCGACATACTCCACGCATTGTGTGAACTATTCCAAGATTCCTTCAAGCCACAAGCTTTCTGATATTTTGATAGAGAAATGTTACAAAAACGAGATTTTGGGGACCACAAAGTTTTtgttgtatattttttatgtttttgtatttttgaAGATCTTTCAGATATATTACGACATCAAAGATTTAAAGGATATGCATGATTTTTATTCGTACTTATTGAATATCTCAGATAAAGAATTGGAAACCATCTCTTGGCAATCGGTAGTCCATCAGATTATGGCACTAAAAGACCAAAATGCATTAACCGCAAATGTTGCTGAGGTTAAAGCTAAAAACCGTATAGACGCACACGATATTGCAAACAGAATTAtgagaaaagaaaactaTTTAATTGCTCTATATAACTCTGACATTTTAGAGTTGTCCTTACCTTTGCCAATGTATAGGTCCAGCATATTAACCAAGACGTTAGAGTGGAATATTAATTTGTGTGTGATGGGTTTCTCATTCAATGATTATGGTTATTTGAAGCAggattttttgaaaaaatcacgaaaaaattatttatccgatgaattaaaaaaaagatttatgGTTGCTGGTGTTTTGAATATAATTCTTTCACCATTTCtagtgttttattttattttattatattttttcagaTATTTCAATGAATATAAAACATCACCAAGTTCAATAAATACACGCCAGTATGCACCAAGTGCCGAGTGGAAATTTAGAGATTATAATGAACTATACCATATGTTCCAAAAAAGATTGGGATTGAGTGTTGAAATTGCGGATGAGTATGTTAATCAATTTCCCAATGAGATAAAAGATtctatattaaaatttgttgCATTTATCTCTGGATCTTTTGCCGCTATTTTGGGGGTTTGTACGATTTTTGATCCCGaaaattttcttaattttgaaataactAAAGACCGCAccgttttattttatctaaGTGTATTGGGCACTGTATGGGCCATATGTAAGGGCTCGATTTCTAATGAGTACCATGTATTTGATCCAGAGACATACATGAATGAATTAAGCAGATACACTCACTATTTACCAAAAGAATGGCAAGGCAGGTTGCATAGCGAGCAAgtaaaagaagaattttGCAAACTTTACAATCTAAAAGTTATTATTCTACTAAGGGAGTTAACCAGTTTGATCATGACCCCATTTATTCTATGGGTTTCTTTACCAAAATCATCCGATAAAATCATAGACTTTTTCAGAGATGTTTCTGTTTACGTTGACGGATTGGGGTACGTTTGTAAATATGCTCTTTTCACCAATGATAaccaaacaaacaaattactgcggaaaaatatttacaaaaaaaatcaatctttgaaaaacaattttaataatggaCAATACGGTAAAGGCCATAGCAGCACTTTGTTAGAAAACGAAGATACGGATGCTGCCGAAGATAAGATGTTACAATCCTACTATAATTTTGTCGATAGCTatcaaaatcaacaaaatgCTGTTGGAAAAACTGCAATACCAAGGAAATTGGAAATTAATAGAAATTACTCATGGAGAGATCAATTTGGATTTAAGCAAAGTggcaacaataataacaataataatagcaaacTTTCTCAAATTGATTCAATAAGCCCAAATTCATCATTATGGTTGCAACGAAATAAAAAGTCGGACCATGCCAATCCAATATTCGAATCtgatttgtttattaacaCTGGTTCAAGTAATGATCTTTCTAAATTCAACCAAGAAATGGACAGTAATAGAGGTCAGGGAGTATTAGGCTTATTAAAACAGTATTATCGTGATGCAGATATAGGTAGGTAAGTGTAAGTGTAAGTGTGACATATCAAttccaaaatatatatatatatataaaagtagATTGAACATAaggtttttattatacagAAAAATTTCCCAATTATCAAGGACAgtttctctctttttttttttttttttttacaaaaagaaaagaaagtcCAGTTTACTTCTTTCCAGAACGTAaacttttttccctttcatatttatttttttcagcaCCTTCAACAGTATTAATGGTATTGACGATACGAGCCATCTTACCATGGTAATCGGCGTACTCTGTCTTTTTCTCctcaattctttttctagCTTCAAATTTGGTATCCTTACGAATTTCTTTCATGGTGAACTTACGTTCTTTCTTCAGTTGTGCTTTCATCTTATTGATTTCGTTTCTGGTCATATCAGGATCATATGACTTCTTTGCTGGATTAAAgttttcttcaaatttaGGGGCATAAGTAGGAATTGCCATTGGTTTATGATCCTGTAAAGTTAGAGGCAAATGAACGTTAAACTTGACCAattttgctattttttcatttatatttttcaccAAAAGTAATTCTGGGGACAATAATTCGTATtcctttaatattttctcaATTGgcaatattatttcttgAAATGCAGATAAGTTTTTCCAAACAGTACTAATAAATTGATCCAATATAGCtaatatattgaaaaaaacattGGATTTTTCATCGTCATCGAATTTCTTTGAAAACAACGAATGCAATTGTAAAGGTGGAATTGTTTCAACATTTCTAATGTTCGTTGGAATAACAACATCGTatgtattaatttttaatgtcTCGAAATGATCTTTTTTCACATCTTTGGTCACCGGtaacattgttattaatgccttttccaaaaaataaacaatttctGGGACAAATCGTTTGGAGTATCTTTGATATTGCAAACTTATGGAAGACAATATAGCACAGTAAAGTAAACTTTGGAAGGAAtctattttaatttgttctAAAAATTCAcctattaaaatattcgCTGGTGTAACAACTAAATGATAGTGGTCTGAAgtggaaaatataaaaccaattacaacaaaaaaaattaaatcgCCTGGTGCCAATGATTTGAAAGAATGCTTTTTGAATCTTAGCTGTAATTCCTTTATATACTCACGACACATTACCGATAAGCCcatgttatatttttctgaCATGATCTTTAGGATGGCAATTAACGAGTTTTGGGTGGCTTTAAACTCTTCAACATAGGATGAATAATcaacattatttaaaaaaataatatgtCTAAATATAACACCCACAAATGTATTTAACTTTTCCTTATTGCCTTCGGCTAATTTTGGCTGGTAGgttctaataattttttttatcagaGAAACATGTTCCGTGCTAGgatatttttctaaaaagtGAAGCAATTCATCATGTGTTTGTGGACAGGGTAAAGATGGAACAAGCTCGgtctttttttctgataCAGAAGTAAACTCTTCAGCGTCAGATAATGAGACATCATCCTCAGAATTTGGAATATTTGCaccatatatataatcatCATTATAATCGCTATCACCCCAGAACCCTTCTCCATCTAAATCTTCCACTCCATCACCGTTTTTTTCTTCGTCTTCCAAACCAAAGATACCATTCATTCtatttattctattttgttCTAATTCATTAAGTTtgtcttttctttctttagTTAATTCTTCTTCAGTTTTTGTTCTATCAGCTGGTGTGGCTCTTTTTTCACCTACTAATTCTCTAACTTTCATATCGTAGTCTTTAAAACCAGGTGTATCGAGACCACTTTCTTTTGGTGGATTTCTGTTTGTTTTCCGTAATTCGCTCATTATAGATTCAAAATCTTCGTCCAAATCTTCAACCTTCTCTAACATTTGTTCATGCTTAGCTTGTCTCTCatgtttataaaatttggaTTTTGCAATAACTTCCTGCATAACTTCCGCctttgttttctttctctttggTTCTTCCTCCGCATCAATGTTAAAAGGTTCCTCATGCCTTTTTCttgtaacttttttaaacccATCAACTTCGTTAGTATCTTCAGAACTGTCCACTTCTGAGTCTCCATTACCAAAATCATCTTTAAACGACAAAGCTTTACCATAATGTGTTAGATTAGTACCATAAATATCAGTATCTGTgtcattttcatcatcttctaTATCAAATAAGGATCTTTTAGATGATTGAACTtgtctttcttttttgaaacGTTCAAgcattttttcttcatcgGTCAAATACTTATTTCTTTCACCAAAACGTTTGTCTCTAAAGGAAccgtttttgtttttaatcaattttttactttCATAGGCATTGGCTCTTTGTTCTTCGCCAATTTGCTTCGAAATTCCTGGTTTCCCAACCTGAATTACTTTATCATCTTTATCTAGATTAcgcttatttttattggttttGAAATCAAATGGATTGAATTGTTGTCTTATTTGAGcaataactttttctctttcctCACGGTCGTAATCTTTAGCTTGTCTTTTTTTGcgattatttttcttgcttGCATCAGATCCAGTTAAACCCTTGGCTTTTAATGCTTCTTTTagatttttcaattgtGAACCAGCCATATTCCTAATGTActttttggtattttttttttatatatatattgtaaaTTCAAAGATAGCTAGTTAACGCAATAAAAGTGAAGTTTAGGATGGtataattgaattttttttagtttctggaaaaaggaaacaaaAAGACAAGAATAGCGAATTACTAGCTAAAAGTTTTGTTATTGATTTTCAGATGTAactttatttcattttatttcgtttttatttttttcattaaaaaaaaaaaaaaaaaaaaaaaaagaaaaagaaattaaaaaaaaaaaagaaaagaggaaaaaagaaagaaaaaagagtaaAGTCCGAACAAATTTCGGAAATCTTAAAtaatttctaaaaataattattgaattttagaaagccaaaaaaaaaaaaaaaaaaaaaaaaaaaaaaaggtggcaaattttctttcctttatttttttttctctatcACAAATAAAGTGATTGTAAGGTTGTTTATAAGTTATAGTGAATTATTAAGACAATCATTataactttaaaatttaattctaCTGAAATCAAAAACCGTAAACgaaacatttaaaataattgtaTTAGCGTCATGTCAAGAGAAGCCCCATTGAAAGCAGAAAAAGATTATACCAAGATATTGGAGGAAGAATTTCCACAAATCGAAATAATCGCTAAAACTGATTATAAAAGGGCTCTAGATCAGTTAttaattttggaaaaaaaaacacgtCAGGCTTCAGATTTAGCTTCCTC
This window harbors:
- the RPC53 gene encoding DNA-directed RNA polymerase III subunit C53 (similar to Saccharomyces cerevisiae YDL150W | RPC53 | RNA Polymerase C), with amino-acid sequence MSGTGRLPTLSSKDNRPSLKFKPKAIARKSKEEREAAAAKIKTEEKDSFNNKNYHGDNKKKYSKRLPGIKKQPRYLQNTHVISSGPLAAGNFVSGGSSRTTSFFRKGDQASAAATLLKKGIAGKDADEENDDDNGTGIAKLNMGREYKTLDILSSDDDDDDDDGGNEEENNNGNENNASEPSTSAAMNSEDPHLISMFPVRPIRINHEEINTAKIEVQQSMSTTTSKEPTPGFIKLEEINNENNLLEKKKAELNKRLEKMNLGNEFKSVNVEESLEEMKLMVKDYIHINKKLEKVHNSDRQFLAFQIPPIFPTTTVVEDSTNKNTTITPLTGNIGRLRIHKSGKITIKIAGVVMDITKGSETSFIQDVVALDSHDEETVEHLGQIESKIIAIPKI
- the ATG9 gene encoding autophagy protein ATG9 (similar to Saccharomyces cerevisiae YDL149W | ATG9 | AuTophaGy related), whose protein sequence is MSNSSKQNTFLSRVFEINTGNVESPNTTNISLDSHLNDSSMEDNTPATTHRIIESDQESSSDEEDTLGENQHSTQNSNRSAASISIEEIGLSNNNKYSNFNVPPKHISSPSDGTDILAENNNPSLGNTDKIFQEESNRIDDSSVDDAFNEDNSMYHFRKNIGKLGQISSDEEDQNTEDDDEEDDYFTNNKIQTKQDIMKSSSSLEESHDEADVPLFEKTKRIHKGNKSSSRYRNHNKKRSFVQSVLYDNSLFIKPSTKNDTQDQSFLFRKKSTWENEPPKTYNNANFSNSFFSAAQNNGSNKTNNNDTRGTFRSKRGAVLSPRERALWKWANVENLDIFLQKVYNYYLGSGSLCIIVEKVLNLLTLLFVVFISTYSTHCVNYSKIPSSHKLSDILIEKCYKNEILGTTKFLLYIFYVFVFLKIFQIYYDIKDLKDMHDFYSYLLNISDKELETISWQSVVHQIMALKDQNALTANVAEVKAKNRIDAHDIANRIMRKENYLIALYNSDILELSLPLPMYRSSILTKTLEWNINLCVMGFSFNDYGYLKQDFLKKSRKNYLSDELKKRFMVAGVLNIILSPFLVFYFILLYFFRYFNEYKTSPSSINTRQYAPSAEWKFRDYNELYHMFQKRLGLSVEIADEYVNQFPNEIKDSILKFVAFISGSFAAILGVCTIFDPENFLNFEITKDRTVLFYLSVLGTVWAICKGSISNEYHVFDPETYMNELSRYTHYLPKEWQGRLHSEQVKEEFCKLYNLKVIILLRELTSLIMTPFILWVSLPKSSDKIIDFFRDVSVYVDGLGYVCKYALFTNDNQTNKLLRKNIYKKNQSLKNNFNNGQYGKGHSSTLLENEDTDAAEDKMLQSYYNFVDSYQNQQNAVGKTAIPRKLEINRNYSWRDQFGFKQSGNNNNNNNSKLSQIDSISPNSSLWLQRNKKSDHANPIFESDLFINTGSSNDLSKFNQEMDSNRGQGVLGLLKQYYRDADIGR
- the NOP14 gene encoding snoRNA-binding rRNA-processing protein NOP14 (similar to Saccharomyces cerevisiae YDL148C | NOP14 | NucleOlar Protein), which codes for MAGSQLKNLKEALKAKGLTGSDASKKNNRKKRQAKDYDREEREKVIAQIRQQFNPFDFKTNKNKRNLDKDDKVIQVGKPGISKQIGEEQRANAYESKKLIKNKNGSFRDKRFGERNKYLTDEEKMLERFKKERQVQSSKRSLFDIEDDENDTDTDIYGTNLTHYGKALSFKDDFGNGDSEVDSSEDTNEVDGFKKVTRKRHEEPFNIDAEEEPKRKKTKAEVMQEVIAKSKFYKHERQAKHEQMLEKVEDLDEDFESIMSELRKTNRNPPKESGLDTPGFKDYDMKVRELVGEKRATPADRTKTEEELTKERKDKLNELEQNRINRMNGIFGLEDEEKNGDGVEDLDGEGFWGDSDYNDDYIYGANIPNSEDDVSLSDAEEFTSVSEKKTELVPSLPCPQTHDELLHFLEKYPSTEHVSLIKKIIRTYQPKLAEGNKEKLNTFVGVIFRHIIFLNNVDYSSYVEEFKATQNSLIAILKIMSEKYNMGLSVMCREYIKELQLRFKKHSFKSLAPGDLIFFVVIGFIFSTSDHYHLVVTPANILIGEFLEQIKIDSFQSLLYCAILSSISLQYQRYSKRFVPEIVYFLEKALITMLPVTKDVKKDHFETLKINTYDVVIPTNIRNVETIPPLQLHSLFSKKFDDDEKSNVFFNILAILDQFISTVWKNLSAFQEIILPIEKILKEYELLSPELLLVKNINEKIAKLVKFNVHLPLTLQDHKPMAIPTYAPKFEENFNPAKKSYDPDMTRNEINKMKAQLKKERKFTMKEIRKDTKFEARKRIEEKKTEYADYHGKMARIVNTINTVEGAEKNKYEREKSLRSGKK